The region CGGGCAAAGAGCCCCCGAATGAGTGCCCGAGCTCTCTCAAGGGAAATGTCCCGGGGAGGGGTTTTACTGTAACACACCCGAGCAGCAAGGGCAATGGCCTTTTCCGGCTCAGGGGTGTAGGAAAGAAGCGTAACCTGCATGGTGGCGGGGACGAATCAGTAGTTGTCCCCGTACTTGCTCCGGAACTTCTCTACCCTCCCGGTGGTATCAACGAGCTTCTGCTGCCCGGTGAAGAAGGGATGGCACTTGGCACAGATTTCGACACGGATTTCGGGGAACTTCGTCGATTTGGTAACAAAAGTATTCCCACAGGCGCAGATAACCCGGGTTTCCTGGTACTCTGGATGAATCCCTTTCTTCATTCCTCCCTCACCTTCCCTCATGACACAAAGTGGAATCAATTATAGCACAAAAAGAAAAAGCCCACCACGCTTGTGG is a window of Candidatus Caldatribacterium sp. DNA encoding:
- the rpmE gene encoding 50S ribosomal protein L31 — encoded protein: MKKGIHPEYQETRVICACGNTFVTKSTKFPEIRVEICAKCHPFFTGQQKLVDTTGRVEKFRSKYGDNY